A stretch of the Kroppenstedtia eburnea genome encodes the following:
- a CDS encoding ABC transporter permease, whose product MKAYWRLTWAQLLLFIRNKNTIIWSLILPVLMILALGTFLGKGTDQFQLTLAVADEDDTTASRALVKSLAETGPGFATVNTTRAEGMSRVKQGDAQALVVLKRGLGERLRSAEGGDRGAGDSSALVSLYLDRSNPTVSQVGSTVIGEAVDRLNKEAVNYRPPVGMEVVNIQTRPLGYIDFLVPGILSLMIMSNNLNGVAATIASWRERGILRRMQGTPLKSSTFIAAQITARVLLNGLQAVLLILVAYFVYGVHVYGSWVLLLMFLLLGTLTFMSMGFIIASLTRTPESAGPIAGMISFPMIFVGGIFFPVRDLPGILQPVVKAIPIGYLTDALRAVMNEGATLAQTATPATVLTAWLVVSFTVASLTFRWDVK is encoded by the coding sequence ATGAAAGCATATTGGCGATTGACATGGGCGCAGCTGTTGCTCTTTATACGAAATAAGAACACCATCATCTGGTCATTAATCCTTCCTGTTTTGATGATCCTCGCCCTGGGCACTTTTCTGGGAAAGGGAACGGATCAGTTTCAATTGACTCTGGCCGTGGCAGACGAAGACGACACGACTGCCTCCCGGGCCCTGGTGAAGTCCCTGGCTGAAACCGGTCCGGGGTTTGCGACGGTGAACACCACCCGCGCCGAAGGGATGTCCCGGGTGAAGCAGGGAGATGCCCAAGCCTTGGTTGTGCTGAAGCGGGGCTTGGGGGAACGCTTGCGTTCCGCCGAAGGCGGGGACCGGGGAGCAGGAGATTCTTCCGCGTTGGTTTCCCTCTACCTGGACCGGAGCAATCCCACTGTTTCCCAAGTGGGGTCCACGGTGATCGGTGAAGCGGTGGACCGACTGAACAAGGAAGCAGTAAACTACCGGCCTCCCGTCGGGATGGAAGTGGTCAACATCCAGACCCGGCCCTTGGGCTATATCGACTTTTTGGTACCGGGGATTTTGTCCCTGATGATCATGAGTAATAACCTGAACGGAGTGGCCGCCACCATCGCTTCCTGGCGGGAGCGGGGCATCCTGCGCCGGATGCAGGGAACCCCATTGAAGAGCTCCACCTTTATCGCCGCCCAGATCACGGCGCGGGTGTTGTTGAACGGTTTGCAGGCGGTGCTGTTGATCCTGGTGGCCTATTTTGTCTACGGTGTCCATGTCTACGGGTCATGGGTGCTGCTCCTCATGTTCCTGCTGCTGGGGACACTCACCTTTATGTCCATGGGCTTCATCATTGCCAGTCTGACCCGAACTCCGGAAAGTGCCGGCCCGATCGCGGGTATGATCTCCTTTCCGATGATCTTTGTCGGCGGTATATTCTTTCCCGTACGGGATCTGCCGGGGATCTTGCAACCGGTGGTGAAAGCGATCCCCATCGGTTATCTGACCGACGCGCTCCGGGCGGTGATGAATGAAGGGGCCACCTTGGCCCAGACGGCGACCCCGGCGACAGTGCTGACGGCCTGGCTGGTCGTCTCATTCACGGTGGCTTCCCTCACCTTCCGGTGGGATGTGAAATAA
- the acpS gene encoding holo-ACP synthase produces the protein MILGIGTDLAEISRIRRVGLRRLAGRILSKEEMAWMPESDRRREEWLAGRFAAKEAVAKATGTGIGGRLSFRDIEIFNDDRGKPYVRIASEVLMGLGWGRDVTIHLSITHSGDHALAFVVVEGG, from the coding sequence ATGATCCTGGGAATCGGTACGGATTTGGCCGAAATTTCCCGGATTCGCCGCGTTGGACTCCGGCGACTGGCCGGGCGGATCCTCTCCAAAGAAGAGATGGCGTGGATGCCGGAATCTGATCGACGCCGGGAGGAATGGCTCGCCGGTCGTTTTGCCGCCAAAGAGGCGGTGGCCAAAGCGACAGGAACCGGAATCGGGGGGCGCCTCAGCTTTCGGGACATCGAAATCTTTAATGACGACAGGGGAAAACCATATGTGCGGATCGCCTCCGAAGTGTTGATGGGATTGGGTTGGGGGCGGGATGTCACCATCCATCTTTCCATCACCCACAGTGGAGACCATGCCCTCGCCTTTGTGGTTGTGGAAGGCGGATAG
- a CDS encoding bifunctional ADP-dependent NAD(P)H-hydrate dehydratase/NAD(P)H-hydrate epimerase: MYLCTAQEMRDLDRYTIDRMGLPGMVLMENAGREAARALLERFPEAKKAVVLAGSGNNGGDGFVIARHLAAAGWEVSVHYFGQVEKMSPETRTFYGVCRQMGIPVAGGNGSEELIGNADVVVDALLGTGVRGELREPLRTLIRQVNRACRGFVLAVDVPSGVDTDTGAVLGEAIRADLTVTFAAAKWCHFLRPAAEYRGELKVVDIGIPPAVVEQNPPRARLNRPSLWEKHLSPRSPWSHKGSHGHLLVLGGSRGMLGAAALSGMASLRAGVGMTTLGVPRGQEGPLAAKVTEPLIWGWPDGPEGCFSGEFPMDWEERAPRFTAVAIGPGLGRFTREKPWLERLLREVPVPVVLDADGLNILSGNLSILKQRQGATVLTPHPGEMARLLGVSVGEVESSRHRAAVDLARRYGVTTVLKGTFTVIAFPDGRQVIHPESSPALAKAGSGDVLTGILGGMLARGIPVESAVPLGVHLHSSAGRSAAVDSAHSVLASDVIHHLGSAIHQIR; encoded by the coding sequence TTGTATCTCTGTACTGCACAGGAGATGCGCGATCTGGACCGGTACACCATCGACAGGATGGGTTTGCCGGGGATGGTTCTGATGGAAAATGCGGGCCGGGAGGCGGCCCGTGCATTGTTGGAGCGCTTTCCGGAAGCGAAGAAGGCTGTGGTTTTGGCCGGTTCGGGCAACAATGGCGGAGACGGCTTTGTCATCGCCCGTCACCTGGCTGCTGCCGGTTGGGAGGTTTCTGTTCACTACTTCGGACAGGTGGAGAAGATGTCCCCGGAGACACGGACTTTTTACGGGGTTTGCCGGCAGATGGGAATTCCCGTCGCAGGTGGGAACGGGTCGGAGGAGCTGATCGGCAACGCCGATGTGGTGGTGGATGCCTTGCTGGGAACCGGAGTTCGGGGGGAGCTGCGGGAGCCCCTCCGAACTCTGATCCGCCAGGTGAACCGGGCTTGTCGGGGGTTTGTGCTCGCCGTTGACGTCCCGAGCGGAGTGGACACCGACACGGGAGCCGTGCTCGGGGAGGCGATCCGTGCCGATCTGACGGTCACCTTTGCCGCTGCCAAGTGGTGCCACTTCCTGCGCCCTGCCGCTGAATACCGGGGGGAGCTGAAAGTGGTCGATATCGGGATTCCTCCGGCGGTGGTGGAACAGAATCCACCCCGGGCCCGGCTCAACCGGCCGTCCCTGTGGGAGAAGCACCTGTCTCCCCGATCTCCCTGGAGTCATAAAGGGTCCCATGGCCATCTCCTGGTACTGGGTGGATCCAGGGGAATGCTGGGAGCCGCCGCCCTCTCCGGAATGGCTTCCCTTCGAGCGGGAGTCGGGATGACGACCTTGGGGGTCCCCCGCGGGCAGGAGGGGCCCTTGGCCGCCAAGGTGACGGAGCCCTTGATATGGGGTTGGCCCGATGGGCCGGAAGGCTGTTTTTCCGGGGAATTTCCGATGGATTGGGAAGAGCGGGCACCCCGATTCACCGCCGTTGCCATCGGTCCCGGTCTGGGCCGCTTTACAAGGGAGAAGCCTTGGTTGGAACGGTTGCTGCGGGAAGTGCCCGTCCCCGTTGTCCTGGATGCCGATGGGCTCAATATTCTCTCCGGGAACCTGTCCATCCTGAAACAACGGCAGGGGGCGACGGTGTTGACCCCCCATCCCGGGGAGATGGCCCGTCTGTTGGGAGTCTCCGTGGGTGAAGTGGAATCTTCCCGGCACCGGGCGGCCGTCGATTTGGCAAGGAGATATGGAGTGACGACGGTATTGAAAGGCACCTTTACCGTGATCGCTTTTCCCGACGGCCGGCAAGTGATCCATCCTGAATCGTCTCCCGCCCTAGCCAAGGCGGGGTCCGGGGATGTGCTCACGGGGATTCTGGGGGGCATGTTGGCCCGGGGGATCCCGGTGGAGAGTGCAGTTCCCCTGGGAGTTCACCTGCATAGCTCGGCCGGCCGGTCGGCCGCAGTCGATTCGGCTCACTCCGTCCTCGCTTCCGATGTGATCCATCATCTCGGGAGTGCCATCCATCAGATCCGTTGA
- a CDS encoding LolA family protein, whose translation MRRTAWVVAVVMVVAVALTGCGEKSPDQIVKDLSKLTDKMKGYKSHGKMVIHSGTAPQEYDVEVWYKKPHFYRVSLKNTKKDVTQILLRNDEGVFVLTPHLEKSFRFQSDWPENGGGQVYLYQSLLKSIVDDSSRKITSSEKEYHFDVQANYSQNKSMNRQRIRMDRDYIPQKVEVLNEEDQVLVEVTFDKFDEDPSFDKNAFDMERNMTGYAGRTVPTLAKKQKKGKEKEVNAVAPAWIPEGSRLADETTVETPEGKRVIMRYKGQKPFTLTQKRPEAVEASLQAYGKPLDLGYTMGVFLDMDGKRHLSWTYDGVDFELLGELPESQMAQIARSVFEQKDK comes from the coding sequence ATGCGTCGGACCGCGTGGGTAGTCGCCGTTGTCATGGTGGTCGCAGTCGCACTCACCGGCTGCGGTGAAAAGAGTCCGGATCAAATCGTGAAGGATCTGTCCAAGCTGACGGATAAAATGAAGGGGTACAAAAGCCACGGCAAGATGGTGATCCATTCCGGGACCGCTCCTCAGGAATACGATGTGGAGGTCTGGTACAAAAAGCCTCATTTTTACCGTGTTTCCCTTAAAAACACCAAAAAAGACGTCACCCAGATCCTGCTCAGGAACGACGAAGGCGTTTTTGTCTTGACTCCCCACCTGGAGAAGAGTTTCCGCTTTCAGAGCGACTGGCCGGAGAACGGAGGCGGACAGGTGTATCTGTACCAATCCTTGCTGAAAAGCATCGTCGATGATTCTTCCCGCAAAATCACCAGCTCCGAAAAGGAGTACCATTTTGATGTTCAGGCCAACTACAGTCAGAACAAATCGATGAACCGACAACGCATCCGGATGGACAGGGATTATATTCCGCAAAAGGTGGAAGTGCTGAATGAAGAGGACCAGGTGTTGGTGGAGGTCACCTTTGACAAATTTGATGAGGATCCCTCCTTTGACAAGAACGCCTTTGACATGGAACGGAATATGACCGGCTATGCCGGCAGAACCGTTCCCACTCTGGCCAAGAAACAGAAAAAAGGAAAGGAAAAAGAGGTGAATGCGGTCGCCCCCGCCTGGATCCCGGAAGGCAGCCGGCTGGCGGATGAAACCACCGTGGAGACCCCGGAGGGCAAGCGGGTGATCATGCGTTACAAAGGCCAAAAACCCTTCACCTTGACGCAGAAGCGACCGGAAGCGGTGGAAGCCAGCCTGCAGGCTTACGGGAAGCCCCTCGACCTGGGATACACGATGGGCGTCTTTCTGGACATGGACGGAAAGAGACATCTCTCCTGGACATATGACGGTGTGGATTTTGAACTCCTTGGCGAACTGCCGGAATCACAGATGGCACAGATCGCCCGCTCCGTTTTTGAACAGAAAGATAAATGA
- the alr gene encoding alanine racemase produces MEKSNRYFRDTVALIDLDAITHNVSQFRRRLPAGCRLMAAVKANAYGHGSVPVSRAALAAGATDLAVAFLDEALELRAGGITAPILVLGHIPDRGIEPALKAGITLTVFDEAGVEKIAEVAARTGRRARLHIKVDTGMGRIGLWEDAAVPFAERWARDPRVTVEGLFTHFATADEMDKSYAVEQHGRFLRVLQQLQDRGIRIPVVHCANSAAAIDLPEWSHGMIRLGISMYGYYPSAQVSRVRVRLRPALTLKTRIVHLKRPPAGTGISYGKTAMVSGNQWIATLPIGYADGYSRQLSNRGAALVRGRRVPVIGRVCMDQTMLDVTSAMPVKVGDEVVLYGKQGNEEIHVDEVADLLGTISYEITCMLGHRVPRLYLRSGRVTEVNNPLGQAPASTGGGRMPRGKEFWGEGRIN; encoded by the coding sequence ATGGAAAAGAGTAACCGATATTTTCGTGATACGGTGGCACTCATTGATTTGGATGCCATCACCCACAACGTGAGTCAATTTCGTCGCCGTCTGCCTGCCGGTTGCCGGCTGATGGCGGCAGTCAAAGCCAATGCGTACGGCCACGGTTCCGTTCCGGTCTCCCGGGCGGCATTGGCTGCCGGCGCCACCGATTTGGCCGTCGCTTTTTTGGACGAGGCCCTGGAGCTGCGGGCAGGGGGAATCACTGCCCCGATCCTGGTGCTCGGACATATCCCCGATCGGGGAATCGAACCGGCACTCAAAGCGGGGATCACGCTGACTGTCTTCGATGAGGCGGGAGTGGAGAAGATCGCCGAGGTGGCAGCCCGCACCGGCCGCCGGGCCCGGCTCCATATCAAAGTGGATACCGGAATGGGCCGGATCGGCCTGTGGGAAGATGCCGCCGTCCCCTTTGCCGAACGATGGGCCCGGGATCCCCGGGTGACGGTGGAGGGATTGTTCACCCATTTTGCCACTGCCGACGAGATGGACAAGAGTTACGCCGTGGAGCAGCATGGTCGTTTTCTGCGGGTACTCCAACAATTGCAGGACAGGGGAATCCGAATCCCCGTGGTCCACTGTGCCAACAGTGCCGCCGCCATCGACCTGCCCGAATGGTCCCATGGCATGATCCGGTTGGGCATCAGCATGTACGGTTACTATCCCTCGGCACAGGTGAGCCGGGTAAGGGTTCGACTGCGTCCCGCCCTGACTCTGAAAACCCGGATCGTCCACCTGAAGCGCCCTCCCGCCGGGACGGGAATCAGTTACGGAAAGACAGCGATGGTCAGCGGAAATCAATGGATTGCCACGCTTCCCATCGGCTATGCTGACGGTTACAGCCGCCAGCTTTCCAATCGGGGGGCGGCTTTGGTCCGGGGACGGAGGGTGCCTGTGATCGGGAGGGTTTGCATGGACCAGACGATGCTGGATGTGACATCGGCCATGCCGGTGAAGGTGGGGGATGAAGTGGTTCTCTATGGAAAACAGGGAAACGAAGAGATCCATGTGGATGAGGTGGCTGATCTCCTCGGGACCATCTCCTATGAAATCACCTGCATGCTGGGGCATCGGGTCCCCAGGCTCTATCTCCGATCGGGCCGGGTGACGGAAGTGAACAACCCCCTGGGACAGGCCCCTGCCTCCACCGGGGGGGGAAGAATGCCCCGGGGGAAGGAATTTTGGGGTGAAGGGCGAATAAATTAA
- a CDS encoding CopG family ribbon-helix-helix protein, which produces MISLPQQLLQEVDGMVEKENSNRSEFVRQAMKLYLYERKKRLIREMMQQGYMEMAKINLNIASESFEAEEEADGTTIRLVSGV; this is translated from the coding sequence ATGATCAGCTTACCTCAGCAATTGCTTCAGGAAGTGGATGGGATGGTGGAGAAGGAAAACTCCAACCGGAGTGAATTTGTTCGCCAAGCCATGAAGCTGTATCTTTATGAACGAAAAAAACGACTGATCCGCGAAATGATGCAACAAGGTTACATGGAGATGGCCAAGATCAATCTGAATATCGCGTCGGAATCCTTTGAGGCGGAAGAAGAGGCGGACGGTACGACGATTCGTCTGGTTAGTGGGGTGTAA
- a CDS encoding type II toxin-antitoxin system PemK/MazF family toxin, with amino-acid sequence MIVKRGDVYFADLSPVVGSEQGGVRPVLVIQNNIGNRFSPTVIVAAITAQIQKAKLPTHVEIDARNYGFDRDSVILLEQIRTIDKQRLTDKITHLDEEMMMRVNEALNISLGLIDF; translated from the coding sequence TTGATTGTCAAACGTGGCGATGTCTATTTTGCCGATCTCTCTCCAGTGGTCGGATCTGAACAAGGTGGGGTTCGGCCTGTTCTGGTGATACAAAACAACATTGGGAACCGGTTCAGCCCCACTGTGATCGTCGCCGCGATTACTGCCCAAATCCAGAAGGCGAAACTCCCCACCCATGTGGAAATCGACGCCAGGAATTACGGGTTTGACCGGGATTCGGTGATTCTGTTGGAACAGATCAGAACCATAGATAAACAACGGCTTACGGATAAAATCACCCATCTGGATGAAGAGATGATGATGCGGGTGAATGAGGCACTCAATATCAGTCTGGGTTTGATCGATTTTTGA
- a CDS encoding PP2C family protein-serine/threonine phosphatase has translation MNDEIMERYQQLLISYLSDRKEDQLYEAQQMSKWMIEQKIPPEEMVSMHAEAVKGHLPEDVQHSFDLLIEMMIGYGTALREHESLLNRQRELEYEIEVAVGMQQTLLPDAPPDTPDLDIGVVSVPAQRMSGDYYNFVNHGGGCIGVALSDIIGKGIPAALCMSMIKYAMDQMDNSSGPSEILRRLNIVVERNVDPSMFITMVYGVYDTHRHHFQYAAAGHEPGLLYRDREGDFEDLNTGGLVLGVAEGIAYEEFGLDLAPGDTVILFSDGVTEARIDGHFLGREPLKKLIRSNLHLPAQEAVEAIQQDLYERVNYRLKDDQTILLLRRPKVVD, from the coding sequence ATGAACGATGAAATAATGGAGCGATATCAGCAGCTGCTCATCTCCTATTTATCGGACCGTAAGGAAGACCAGTTGTATGAGGCCCAACAGATGAGCAAGTGGATGATAGAGCAGAAAATCCCGCCGGAGGAAATGGTCAGTATGCACGCGGAGGCAGTCAAAGGACATCTACCGGAAGATGTCCAGCACTCATTCGACTTGTTGATTGAAATGATGATCGGATACGGAACCGCCCTCCGGGAGCATGAAAGTCTTCTCAACCGGCAGCGGGAGCTGGAGTATGAGATCGAAGTCGCCGTCGGGATGCAACAGACTCTCCTCCCTGATGCACCGCCGGACACTCCGGATCTGGATATTGGCGTGGTCAGTGTCCCGGCGCAACGGATGAGCGGGGATTACTACAACTTTGTCAACCATGGCGGAGGATGTATCGGAGTGGCTCTCTCGGATATTATCGGAAAGGGAATCCCCGCCGCCCTTTGTATGTCCATGATCAAATACGCCATGGACCAGATGGACAACTCCTCCGGCCCCTCGGAGATCCTGCGTCGTCTGAACATCGTGGTGGAGAGAAATGTGGACCCCAGTATGTTCATCACGATGGTCTATGGAGTCTACGATACCCATCGCCATCATTTTCAGTATGCCGCCGCCGGACATGAACCGGGGCTTTTGTACAGAGACCGGGAGGGTGACTTTGAAGATCTGAATACCGGCGGGTTGGTGCTGGGCGTCGCCGAGGGGATCGCCTATGAGGAATTCGGGCTGGACCTGGCTCCGGGGGACACCGTGATCCTTTTTTCCGACGGAGTGACGGAGGCCCGGATCGATGGACACTTTCTGGGTCGGGAACCCCTCAAGAAATTGATCCGATCCAATCTGCACCTGCCTGCGCAAGAGGCGGTGGAGGCCATTCAGCAGGATCTGTATGAAAGGGTCAATTACAGGCTGAAAGATGATCAGACGATCCTGTTGTTGCGCAGACCGAAGGTTGTTGATTAA